From Halobacillus sp. Marseille-Q1614, the proteins below share one genomic window:
- a CDS encoding MFS transporter: MIQKLKTWLSQENVSKDLILLLVIGGLYSLGIFLSSTFVNVYLWKQSNSYTDIALYNLCIYIMQPITFIVAGKCAKKIDRVIVLRAGVTVLSLFFLTVLFIGDNAAQYNLVLGALLGVGYGFYWLAYNVLTFEITEPDTRDFFNGFLGILQSFGGMTGPLFAGYVISRMNQFTGYTVIFAISFSFFIVAVVMSFFLSRRKAKGNFSFKRIILERKYNSNWNKILKAHISQGFREGTFLFAVTIWIYLVTRDEFSLGIFNLVYSGFSLLFYFLVTRWIKPGKRKKAIFLAGLSLYLSVLLLIFSDSLSLILFYGAIAGVFFPVLFVPYQSLTYDVIGKSWNAGEMRIEYIVVREIFLNTGRILSIFIFLLAIVFIPPETGIPYILLLVGGGHFFIYFFIKDIHFTPKESVQNS, translated from the coding sequence ATGATACAAAAGCTGAAAACATGGTTGTCGCAAGAAAATGTCTCTAAAGATTTAATTTTACTGCTGGTGATCGGCGGGTTATACTCGCTTGGTATTTTTCTATCCAGTACCTTTGTGAATGTTTATCTATGGAAACAATCTAACAGCTATACAGATATCGCATTATATAATTTATGCATTTATATTATGCAGCCGATTACTTTTATTGTTGCAGGGAAGTGCGCAAAAAAGATCGACCGGGTCATTGTACTGCGGGCAGGCGTGACGGTACTTTCCTTGTTTTTTTTAACTGTGCTTTTTATAGGAGACAATGCTGCACAGTATAATTTGGTTCTCGGTGCTTTACTAGGGGTGGGATACGGATTTTACTGGCTGGCTTACAACGTGTTAACTTTTGAAATCACAGAACCAGATACCCGGGATTTTTTTAATGGCTTTCTGGGAATTCTTCAGTCCTTCGGAGGCATGACAGGACCGCTGTTTGCCGGTTATGTCATTTCGCGCATGAACCAATTCACAGGCTACACGGTGATTTTTGCGATTTCCTTTAGTTTTTTTATTGTAGCGGTCGTGATGAGTTTCTTCTTGTCGAGGAGAAAAGCAAAAGGTAATTTTTCGTTTAAACGGATTATTTTAGAACGGAAGTATAACAGCAATTGGAACAAAATTTTAAAAGCTCATATTTCTCAAGGGTTTCGGGAAGGGACTTTTTTATTTGCGGTAACCATTTGGATTTATCTTGTAACCCGTGATGAATTTTCACTTGGGATCTTTAACCTTGTGTATTCTGGGTTTTCACTGCTTTTTTATTTTTTAGTTACCCGCTGGATAAAGCCTGGAAAGAGGAAGAAAGCCATCTTTCTTGCGGGACTGTCCCTCTATTTGTCCGTTCTGCTGCTAATTTTCAGTGACAGCCTGTCTCTGATTTTATTTTATGGGGCGATTGCCGGTGTATTTTTCCCTGTGCTTTTTGTTCCGTATCAGTCCTTAACTTATGATGTGATTGGGAAGTCATGGAATGCGGGGGAAATGAGGATTGAATATATTGTAGTGCGGGAAATTTTTCTCAATACAGGGCGAATCCTTTCGATCTTCATTTTTTTATTAGCCATCGTTTTTATTCCACCGGAAACAGGAATTCCATATATCTTGCTTTTAGTAGGAGGAGGTCATTTCTTTATCTACTTTTTCATTAAAGATATACATTTCACGCCTAAAGAAAGTGTGCAAAATAGCTGA
- a CDS encoding penicillin-binding protein 2, with protein sequence MGKKKAGRNKSHLPFRLNIVFFVVFLLFAILILQLGVVQILTGEAAQEQIDRTENTTTTIPVPRGEMYDRFGRLVVNNKPLYSITYTPPKGVQPRDRLELAEKLAQYIDMEYEDKLTKRDLKDYYFLKNEEVITQRVSEEELEGLDNGEVYKAQLDTITEEEISSFDGETKEVIAIKKELDQAYALAPHVVKNKGISEQEYSTVAEHLSELPGINVTSDWDREYPFDDMFRSYIGSITTSEQGIPGEQEDYYMSLDYSRNDRVGISGLEEQYEEVLRGTKEKVQYTTDSDNNVVNTEVVREGSRGKDLVLSLDMELQQEVDKIVEEELVKAIEQEPAANRHMENAIVVMADPNNGEIFAISGKEYNRNREPGEDKVTNVGHHALYNSYMPGSTVKGATVLTGLEEGVISPGTYVNDRTLRFAGSPNKSSYRSGIGNVNYYSALQQSSNVYMYFIAMWMGGHEYVENGNLNLKSDTLQRFVYHFNQFGLGVETGIDFPYEARGFEEMEFPNPGVVLDFAIGQYSTYTAMQLNQYVSTIANGGNRVRPKLVKEVHNPSQDGDGLGPLYKKYDTEVMNRVTMDQSDIERVQEGFRAVFQSGGTAYSYFNDADYQAAGKTGTAQQRKYYTQDDGDSVGYDTLNLTMVGYAPYNDPEVAFSVIVPFTGEDSSTSINGYISRRILDAYFELKEDRAEEGIKKDLTEADE encoded by the coding sequence ATGGGGAAGAAGAAAGCTGGCAGGAATAAGTCACATTTGCCTTTCCGTTTAAATATCGTATTTTTTGTAGTGTTTCTGTTGTTTGCCATTTTAATTTTACAATTAGGCGTTGTACAGATTTTAACTGGTGAGGCAGCACAGGAACAAATTGACCGGACGGAGAATACAACGACGACTATTCCTGTTCCTCGAGGGGAGATGTACGACAGGTTTGGTCGTTTAGTTGTAAACAATAAGCCTCTTTATTCCATTACATATACACCGCCAAAAGGGGTACAGCCAAGGGATCGTTTAGAGCTGGCTGAAAAACTTGCACAGTACATTGATATGGAATATGAAGACAAATTAACGAAACGAGACTTAAAGGATTATTACTTTTTAAAGAATGAAGAAGTGATCACCCAGCGGGTATCAGAAGAAGAATTAGAAGGCCTGGATAATGGCGAAGTGTATAAGGCGCAGCTTGATACCATTACAGAAGAGGAAATTAGCAGCTTTGATGGTGAGACTAAGGAAGTTATAGCTATTAAGAAAGAACTGGATCAGGCTTACGCACTTGCGCCTCATGTCGTTAAAAACAAAGGAATATCTGAGCAAGAATATTCTACGGTAGCTGAACATTTATCAGAACTGCCTGGTATTAATGTGACGTCTGACTGGGATCGTGAGTATCCATTTGATGATATGTTTAGAAGTTATATAGGAAGCATTACAACTAGTGAGCAGGGAATACCGGGGGAGCAGGAAGATTATTATATGTCGCTGGACTACAGCCGTAATGACCGCGTTGGAATAAGCGGACTTGAAGAACAGTATGAAGAAGTGTTACGCGGCACGAAAGAAAAAGTTCAGTATACGACAGATAGTGATAACAATGTTGTAAACACAGAAGTCGTCCGCGAAGGTTCGAGGGGGAAAGACCTCGTATTGTCCCTCGATATGGAGCTTCAGCAGGAAGTAGACAAGATCGTTGAAGAAGAGCTGGTTAAAGCCATTGAACAGGAACCGGCAGCAAACCGTCACATGGAAAATGCGATTGTTGTCATGGCAGACCCTAACAATGGAGAGATTTTTGCTATTTCAGGCAAAGAATATAACCGTAACCGTGAGCCGGGAGAAGACAAAGTAACGAACGTCGGCCACCATGCGCTTTATAATTCCTATATGCCTGGTTCGACTGTAAAAGGAGCCACAGTGCTGACTGGGCTGGAGGAAGGAGTCATTAGTCCAGGAACATATGTAAATGATAGAACTCTTCGCTTTGCAGGCTCGCCGAATAAGAGCTCTTATCGTTCGGGCATCGGAAATGTTAATTATTATTCCGCCCTGCAGCAGTCTTCCAACGTTTATATGTATTTCATTGCGATGTGGATGGGCGGTCACGAATACGTGGAAAATGGGAATTTAAACTTAAAAAGTGATACGCTGCAGCGATTCGTCTATCACTTTAACCAATTTGGACTTGGAGTAGAGACAGGAATCGATTTCCCATACGAAGCTCGCGGATTTGAAGAAATGGAGTTCCCGAATCCAGGGGTAGTGCTTGACTTTGCGATTGGCCAGTACAGCACGTATACAGCAATGCAGCTTAACCAGTACGTATCGACCATTGCAAATGGAGGTAATCGTGTCCGGCCTAAGCTGGTCAAGGAAGTTCATAACCCTAGTCAGGATGGAGATGGACTCGGTCCGCTTTACAAGAAATACGATACGGAAGTTATGAACCGCGTCACCATGGACCAGAGTGACATCGAGCGGGTTCAGGAAGGTTTCCGGGCAGTATTTCAATCGGGAGGAACAGCTTACAGCTATTTTAATGATGCTGATTACCAGGCAGCCGGGAAAACAGGGACAGCCCAGCAGAGGAAATATTACACGCAGGATGATGGAGATTCAGTAGGGTATGATACCTTAAACCTGACGATGGTCGGGTATGCCCCTTATAATGATCCTGAGGTCGCTTTCTCGGTTATCGTTCCATTTACCGGGGAAGACTCGAGCACGAGTATTAATGGATATATCTCCCGCCGTATACTAGATGCTTACTTTGAGCTGAAAGAAGATCGGGCGGAAGAAGGAATAAAAAAAGATCTAACAGAAGCAGATGAGTGA
- a CDS encoding phosphate ABC transporter substrate-binding protein, which translates to MKRIKKFALLFAFILAAGVLAACGSSEESGSGEGSGGEGESGSITVGGSSAMQPLVAAAAEQFMSENPDAQINVQGGGSGTGLSEVAAGNFDIGNSDYFAETKEDIPADELVDHKVAVVGMTAAAHPEVGVDNLSKEDLKAIFTGEITNWSEVGGADQEITIVNRPDGSGTRATFNEFGLDGEEPAEGITEDSSNRVMQIINDTPGAVGYLSFAYFELNKDIIPMGIDGVEPTDENVQSGEFPIWAYQHSYTKGEPEGLEKEFLDYMMSEEVQTSLLPEQGYIPSTKMEVERDAEGNESEIE; encoded by the coding sequence ATGAAAAGAATTAAAAAGTTTGCATTGTTATTTGCTTTTATACTAGCAGCTGGAGTACTTGCTGCATGCGGTTCATCTGAAGAATCTGGCTCAGGTGAAGGAAGCGGCGGCGAAGGAGAATCCGGTTCAATCACAGTGGGCGGATCAAGTGCTATGCAGCCATTAGTGGCAGCAGCTGCTGAACAATTCATGTCAGAAAATCCTGACGCTCAAATTAATGTACAAGGCGGAGGAAGCGGAACTGGACTAAGTGAAGTTGCAGCAGGCAACTTTGACATTGGTAATTCTGATTATTTTGCTGAAACAAAAGAAGATATTCCAGCAGATGAACTGGTTGACCACAAAGTTGCAGTTGTAGGCATGACCGCAGCAGCTCACCCTGAAGTTGGTGTAGACAACCTTTCAAAAGAAGACTTAAAAGCAATCTTCACAGGCGAAATTACGAACTGGTCTGAAGTTGGTGGAGCAGATCAGGAAATTACCATAGTTAACCGTCCTGATGGATCTGGAACCCGTGCAACGTTTAATGAATTCGGTCTTGATGGTGAAGAACCTGCTGAAGGAATTACGGAGGACTCTTCAAACCGTGTAATGCAAATTATTAATGATACTCCTGGAGCTGTAGGTTACTTGTCTTTTGCTTATTTTGAACTGAATAAAGACATTATTCCAATGGGTATTGATGGAGTAGAACCTACGGATGAAAATGTCCAATCAGGAGAATTTCCAATCTGGGCTTATCAGCACAGCTACACTAAAGGTGAGCCGGAAGGTCTTGAAAAAGAATTTCTTGATTATATGATGAGCGAAGAGGTTCAAACGTCTCTTCTTCCAGAACAAGGATACATTCCATCAACTAAAATGGAAGTAGAACGTGACGCTGAAGGTAACGAATCTGAAATTGAATAA
- the pstC gene encoding phosphate ABC transporter permease subunit PstC: protein MANAQNSERNNHRLLKTNRSSSKQNETRGKILVFSSAALVIVATIAITLFLGYKGIRTFFAFDVSLWNFLTTTGWDGTENSGAFSFIFGSFAVTFLAALFAAPLGIGSAIFMTEIAKKWGQKVLQPVIEILVGIPSVVYGLIGVTVIVPLIRNNFGGLGFSLLAGMIVVGVMTLPTITSISADAIKAIPDDIKNASYGLGATRWQTIYKVIIPAALPSLMTAIVLGMARAFGEALAVQMVIGNVRGLPSSITDSAATLTSIITLDMPHTTYGSVHNSLLWSLGLILLVMSYVFIIIIRVVSSRRKV, encoded by the coding sequence ATGGCGAACGCCCAGAATTCTGAGAGAAATAATCATAGATTGTTGAAAACGAATCGTTCTTCAAGCAAACAAAATGAAACACGAGGTAAAATTCTTGTATTTTCAAGTGCGGCTTTGGTTATCGTAGCAACCATCGCCATTACTTTATTTCTAGGTTATAAAGGAATCAGGACGTTTTTTGCCTTTGATGTAAGCTTATGGAACTTTCTAACAACCACGGGATGGGATGGAACTGAAAATAGTGGTGCCTTTTCTTTTATATTTGGTTCTTTTGCTGTCACTTTTTTAGCTGCTTTATTTGCAGCTCCTTTAGGAATTGGAAGTGCGATCTTTATGACAGAGATTGCGAAAAAGTGGGGACAAAAAGTACTTCAGCCAGTGATTGAAATTTTAGTAGGAATTCCATCTGTAGTCTATGGTTTAATCGGGGTTACTGTCATTGTTCCCCTCATCCGGAATAATTTTGGAGGCTTAGGCTTTAGTCTGCTTGCAGGGATGATCGTTGTAGGGGTTATGACACTACCAACCATTACTAGTATTTCGGCGGATGCCATTAAAGCCATTCCTGATGATATTAAAAATGCATCGTATGGCCTGGGAGCAACAAGATGGCAGACGATCTATAAAGTTATTATTCCAGCAGCGCTTCCTTCCCTCATGACTGCTATTGTATTGGGAATGGCGCGTGCATTTGGTGAAGCTTTAGCTGTACAAATGGTTATTGGAAACGTGAGAGGTCTTCCTTCATCGATCACTGATTCAGCTGCTACGCTGACATCTATCATTACTCTGGACATGCCGCATACTACTTATGGAAGTGTGCACAACAGTTTACTATGGTCTCTTGGACTAATTTTATTAGTGATGTCCTATGTGTTTATCATTATTATTCGCGTGGTGTCCTCAAGGAGGAAAGTTTAA
- the pstA gene encoding phosphate ABC transporter permease PstA yields the protein MNRRLVNNLATSVFILCAVLMTATLVYLLGYILTSGLSYVDMSFLTSDSSSFMEGGGIKNQLWNSFYILIVTLILSVPLGILGGIYLAEYARAGKLTNVIRTSVEVLSSLPSIVVGMFGLLVFVQYMGLGYSIIAGSLALTVFNLPIIVRVTEDSIRSVPGKQKNASLALGITHWHTVKTVLIPAAFPGILTGILLSAGRIFGEAAALLFTAGLSTNNLQFNTWNPFDNNSPLNPFRSAETLSVHIWKVNSQGIMPDVDAIASGSAAVLIIFVLIFNVTARVIGNIIFKKITGSK from the coding sequence ATGAATAGACGATTAGTCAATAATTTAGCAACTTCAGTGTTTATTCTATGTGCGGTCCTTATGACGGCCACATTAGTGTACCTTTTAGGTTATATTTTAACGAGTGGGTTATCCTACGTGGATATGTCCTTTTTAACTTCTGATTCCAGTTCATTTATGGAAGGTGGAGGGATTAAGAACCAGCTATGGAATTCCTTCTATATCCTAATTGTAACGCTTATTCTTTCAGTGCCCCTTGGTATATTAGGCGGAATTTACCTTGCTGAGTATGCTCGGGCTGGGAAATTAACGAATGTCATTCGAACTAGTGTAGAAGTTCTATCGTCTCTGCCATCTATAGTAGTGGGGATGTTTGGTTTATTAGTATTTGTACAATATATGGGGTTAGGTTATTCCATCATTGCAGGATCGCTGGCACTAACGGTTTTCAACCTTCCAATTATTGTAAGAGTGACAGAAGATTCGATCCGTTCGGTACCTGGCAAACAAAAAAATGCCAGCTTGGCATTAGGTATAACTCACTGGCACACTGTAAAGACTGTATTAATTCCAGCTGCATTTCCCGGAATATTAACAGGAATCCTCTTATCCGCCGGCCGAATCTTTGGTGAAGCAGCGGCCCTGTTATTTACCGCTGGTTTGTCGACTAATAATTTACAATTTAACACATGGAACCCTTTTGACAATAATTCACCTTTAAACCCTTTTAGATCAGCTGAAACACTTTCTGTTCACATTTGGAAGGTTAATTCACAAGGGATTATGCCAGACGTTGATGCGATAGCGTCAGGTTCTGCTGCAGTGCTTATTATCTTTGTCCTCATCTTTAATGTAACAGCACGTGTTATCGGCAATATCATTTTCAAAAAGATCACTGGTTCTAAGTAG
- the pstB gene encoding phosphate ABC transporter ATP-binding protein PstB, producing MLDLKDLSVFYGDNQAVKNVSMPIEKNKVTAFIGPSGCGKSTLLRTINRMNDQIRIARYEGQINYEELNILRDDIDVVALRKEIGMVFQEPNPFPKPIRKNITHALKFMKMSKADMVEMVEDSLKQAALWDEIKDRLDDSALSLSGGQQQRLCIARALALEPKVLLLDEPTSALDPISSAKVEDLIMELKKHYTIAVVTHNMEQAARISDNTAFMYNGDLVEFGNTSNLFTNPKEKRTEDYISGKFS from the coding sequence CTGCTTGATTTAAAAGATCTTAGTGTGTTTTATGGAGATAACCAGGCAGTTAAAAATGTTTCGATGCCTATTGAAAAAAATAAAGTAACAGCTTTTATTGGGCCCTCAGGATGTGGGAAATCAACACTTTTAAGAACAATTAACCGAATGAATGACCAAATTCGTATTGCCCGCTATGAAGGTCAGATTAACTATGAAGAATTAAATATTTTAAGAGATGATATCGATGTTGTTGCTTTAAGAAAAGAAATTGGGATGGTTTTCCAAGAGCCGAATCCATTTCCTAAACCGATTCGGAAAAATATAACTCATGCGCTTAAGTTCATGAAAATGTCCAAGGCAGATATGGTTGAAATGGTAGAGGATTCTTTGAAACAAGCAGCCTTATGGGATGAAATAAAAGACAGGCTGGATGATTCCGCATTGTCTCTTTCAGGCGGACAACAGCAGCGGTTATGTATTGCTCGCGCTTTGGCATTAGAGCCAAAAGTGCTTTTACTTGATGAACCTACTTCAGCCTTAGACCCAATATCAAGTGCTAAAGTAGAAGATCTAATTATGGAATTGAAAAAACACTACACGATAGCTGTAGTTACTCATAATATGGAACAGGCCGCAAGGATATCAGACAATACAGCTTTTATGTACAACGGAGATTTAGTTGAATTTGGCAATACGTCAAATTTATTCACTAATCCCAAGGAAAAACGAACAGAAGACTATATTTCTGGTAAGTTCAGCTGA
- the pstB gene encoding phosphate ABC transporter ATP-binding protein PstB has product MEKHSYKVENLNLWYGSKQALYEVKMDIPTNKVTAIIGPSGCGKSTFLKALNRMVEMVPEVRVSGKINYYGDNIFDSSYHPEELRTKVGMVFQHPNPFPKSIYENVVFGARIQGIRKKAKLDEMVERSLKQAAIWDEVKDRLHTNAMGLSGGQQQRICIARAIANQPDVILMDEPTSALDPISTLRVEELIQQLKEQYTIVIVTHNMQQASRVSDKTAFFLNGELVEYDNTNQIFSNPQDRRTEDYISGRFG; this is encoded by the coding sequence ATGGAAAAGCATTCTTATAAAGTAGAAAATCTCAATCTATGGTATGGAAGTAAACAAGCCCTATATGAAGTTAAGATGGATATTCCTACAAATAAAGTAACAGCCATCATCGGTCCATCAGGCTGTGGGAAGTCAACTTTTTTAAAAGCTTTAAACCGTATGGTTGAAATGGTCCCTGAAGTAAGGGTTTCTGGAAAGATAAATTATTATGGAGATAATATTTTTGATTCGAGTTATCACCCGGAAGAGTTAAGAACGAAAGTAGGGATGGTTTTCCAGCACCCTAACCCATTTCCTAAATCTATTTATGAAAATGTTGTGTTTGGAGCTAGAATCCAGGGTATTAGAAAAAAAGCAAAGCTGGATGAAATGGTGGAAAGAAGTTTAAAGCAGGCGGCTATTTGGGATGAAGTTAAAGACCGCCTCCACACGAATGCGATGGGGCTTTCGGGTGGTCAGCAGCAGAGAATTTGTATTGCTCGAGCGATTGCCAACCAACCAGATGTTATCTTAATGGATGAGCCGACTTCTGCCCTTGACCCGATCTCAACTCTAAGAGTAGAAGAGTTAATTCAGCAGTTAAAAGAACAATACACGATTGTAATTGTTACTCATAACATGCAGCAAGCTTCTAGAGTATCGGACAAGACCGCTTTTTTCTTGAACGGAGAGCTTGTGGAATATGACAATACAAACCAGATATTTTCAAATCCTCAAGATAGACGCACCGAAGATTATATTAGCGGAAGGTTTGGATAA
- the phoU gene encoding phosphate signaling complex protein PhoU: protein MQTRRFFVEELEKLKVEVEELAEDTKQVLRNSVDALYNSDLKVAQSIIDNDHVYNKKEQHINESALIMIAKQQPVASDLRRLIVAIKISTDLERMADHGKNIAKATLFLGENPPISIHSSIREMMNLSLEMVDTAINAYHLEDVSFAMLLSEKDDKVDELYGRITKDLLEMTASNPDQIQYIMQTAYTSRYIERFADHITNIGESILYLIKGVSYDLND, encoded by the coding sequence ATGCAGACACGACGTTTTTTTGTGGAAGAATTAGAGAAGCTGAAAGTAGAAGTGGAAGAATTAGCGGAGGATACGAAGCAAGTCCTGAGAAATTCTGTAGATGCTCTTTACAATAGTGATTTAAAAGTAGCTCAAAGTATTATAGACAATGACCATGTGTACAACAAGAAAGAGCAGCACATTAATGAATCGGCTTTAATTATGATTGCCAAGCAGCAGCCGGTAGCTTCTGACTTAAGAAGGTTAATCGTAGCTATTAAGATCTCGACAGACTTAGAGCGAATGGCAGACCATGGAAAAAATATTGCAAAAGCTACTTTATTTTTAGGGGAGAATCCGCCTATTTCCATTCACTCTTCGATTAGGGAGATGATGAATCTATCCCTGGAGATGGTAGATACGGCAATTAATGCATATCATTTGGAGGATGTTTCTTTTGCTATGTTATTATCTGAGAAAGATGATAAGGTGGATGAGCTATATGGACGTATCACAAAAGATTTATTAGAAATGACGGCAAGCAATCCAGATCAAATTCAATATATTATGCAGACAGCTTATACTTCAAGATATATTGAGCGATTTGCCGATCATATTACAAACATTGGGGAAAGCATTCTTTATTTAATAAAAGGTGTTTCGTATGATTTAAATGATTAG
- a CDS encoding endolytic transglycosylase MltG has protein sequence MKKPLQFFSIGLLTATALISVFFITSPDSSSKTVTALSDEKMIDQLQSKNYHVLTEEQAAELESMAAKAEEIVKEEKAQDHVKEEEKEDKEQVDEKPSTYTLVVNAGTSSTEISQILEDKGFIDSAESFNIYLDDRNLTEYVQIGEFEIVEEMNRDEIADKITRQ, from the coding sequence ATGAAGAAGCCCCTGCAATTTTTCTCCATCGGTCTCTTAACCGCTACGGCTTTAATAAGCGTCTTCTTCATCACTTCACCTGATAGTTCTTCTAAAACTGTAACGGCCCTCTCCGATGAAAAAATGATCGATCAATTACAATCAAAGAATTATCACGTACTAACCGAGGAACAGGCTGCCGAACTGGAATCGATGGCGGCGAAAGCTGAAGAAATTGTAAAAGAAGAAAAAGCACAAGATCATGTAAAAGAAGAAGAAAAAGAGGATAAAGAACAGGTTGATGAAAAACCATCTACCTATACTCTAGTGGTTAACGCAGGTACAAGTTCAACAGAAATCAGCCAAATCCTTGAAGATAAGGGTTTTATCGATAGCGCTGAATCTTTTAATATCTACTTAGATGACCGCAATTTAACAGAATACGTACAAATCGGCGAATTCGAAATTGTTGAAGAAATGAACAGAGACGAAATTGCCGATAAAATTACGAGACAATAA
- the rpmG gene encoding 50S ribosomal protein L33 has product MRVNVTLACTETGDRNYITTKNKRTNPERIELKKYSPRLGKHTLHRETK; this is encoded by the coding sequence ATGCGTGTAAATGTTACACTTGCTTGCACTGAAACTGGTGACCGTAATTATATTACTACAAAAAATAAGCGTACGAACCCAGAGCGTATTGAACTTAAAAAGTACAGTCCGCGTCTAGGAAAGCATACGCTTCACCGTGAGACTAAATAA
- a CDS encoding 5-formyltetrahydrofolate cyclo-ligase produces the protein MNKKALREHGKLILKSFSPEEKQNFQQKIHSRLFYSESWKKAKSVAVTVSFKHEWDTYSIIEKAWKDNKQVAVPKCDPKTKEMTFYLLHSFEQLETVYYGLKEPSPEVSTPIVKDEIGLIIVPGLLFDKEGYRIGYGGGFFDRYLIDYEGETVSLLSTRQLIDKVPVEPFDVKVNQLITEEGLLSCEREE, from the coding sequence ATGAATAAAAAAGCATTAAGAGAGCATGGAAAGCTGATTTTGAAGTCTTTTTCCCCAGAAGAAAAGCAAAATTTCCAGCAAAAGATCCACAGCAGGCTGTTTTATTCTGAGAGTTGGAAGAAAGCTAAGTCAGTCGCCGTCACGGTTTCCTTTAAGCACGAATGGGACACTTACTCCATCATAGAGAAAGCCTGGAAGGATAATAAACAAGTGGCCGTGCCAAAGTGTGATCCTAAAACTAAAGAAATGACGTTTTATCTCTTACATAGTTTTGAGCAGTTAGAAACCGTCTATTACGGTCTGAAAGAACCTTCACCGGAAGTCTCCACTCCGATAGTAAAGGACGAAATTGGTTTAATAATTGTGCCCGGCCTTCTGTTTGATAAAGAAGGGTACCGGATTGGATACGGCGGCGGATTTTTTGACCGCTATTTAATCGATTATGAAGGGGAGACAGTTTCATTATTATCAACCCGACAGCTTATTGACAAAGTCCCTGTGGAGCCATTTGATGTAAAAGTAAATCAGCTGATTACGGAAGAAGGCTTATTATCCTGCGAAAGGGAAGAATAA